TTTCAAGCAATCCATGATTACCACGCGGAGACAAAAACACCAATTGTTGTACTCTGTCAAATTTTAAATGTATCACGGTCTGGATACTACAAATGGGTAAAACATCAACCGACAGACCAACAAAAAGAAAATGACTGGTTGATGGGAAAAGTGAAAGAAGAATTCAAGCGATATAAGGGTACCTTCGGCTATCGTCGTATTACGATGGTAATCAATCGCAAATACAAGAAGAGCTATAACAAGAAGAGAATTCGTCGTCTCATGATTCAAATGGGCTTAAAATCGCATATTCGTCGTTCCAATGGCTATTCAACAAAGACAAGCTTTGTTAATATTGAGGACAATATTTTAAACCGAGAATTTACAGCAGGGAAGCCGAATGAAAAATGGGTAACAGATATCACGCATATGACATATCTCTTTGGCAACAAGGCTTATTTAAGCGCCATTAAAGACCTGTATGACGGCTCAATTATCGCTTATCAAGTAGGACGCTTCAATGACAATCCACTAGTTATGAATACATTGAAAGCAGCGATCGAAGCGAATCCTGGAGCAACTCCGCTTATTCACAGCGACCGCGGTTCACAGTATACATCCAAAGAATATCGTTACATTACAACAGAAGCTGGTATGACTCGAAGCATGTCACGTGTTGGTAACTGCATCGATAATGCGCCAATGGAGAGTTTCTTTGGCCACTTTAAATGTGAATGTTATGATCTAAAGAATTACAAAACCTACGAGGAATTAAAGAAGGATATTGACGAATACATTCGATTTTATAACGAAGAACGATATCAAGAAAAATTGAACAGCCTGGCACCATTAGAATTTCGGCACCAGGCTGCGGCGTAAATCTTTTATTTTTTCACTGTCTACCTGCCAGGGAGCATATCAAATTAAGGGAAGTGGGGATTATTTTATATAAATCGTTCGAACACGAACGAGGGGACAATACATCTTATTCAGCTGACAACGTTTTGTGAACGACACTGTGTTTAACCCTCCGCTGACAATCAACAGAGGGTTAATGGAAGAGAATAACTTATGCCATTCATGATGTTAATTTATTATACCCCCACCCATATGTAATTATTCACAAAAAACAGCCCCACCATCCATTAAAGGACAGTGGGGTATAAATATATAAGCAATTCATAAGCCGAGGAACTAATACATGTTATTCGATTCATTATACATCGTGAATAAAAAGACCCCTTCGCTCATAGAAGAACGAAAGGGTAGAGGCGACGAAGAGGATTTAATATGAGCATTCATTGTATTCTATTCCTAACT
This portion of the Ammoniphilus oxalaticus genome encodes:
- a CDS encoding IS3 family transposase (programmed frameshift) — translated: MSKRMSAHALNIRIEAVLSVLDGKKSVTTVAKEYEVDKTTIKSWIHKYETDGVDGLKEAKTWKKYSSELKRTAVEFYLNGGGSQRATCKKFNISDPFVLRQWIKLYTSGKEIKSTGKGREMMKKGRKTTLQERIEIVQYTIANEHDYHKAAQKYQVSYQQVYSWVRKYEKGGEQDLQDRRGKSFESKPTLTEEEKLQLRIKALEHRNQYLEAENGLLKKLKGNRKGDGTARLGKHLAKFQAIHDYHAETKTPIVVLCQILNVSRSGYYKWVKHQPTDQQKENDWLMGKVKEEFKRYKGTFGYRRITMVINRKYKKSYNKKRIRRLMIQMGLKSHIRRSNGYSTKTSFVNIEDNILNREFTAGKPNEKWVTDITHMTYLFGNKAYLSAIKDLYDGSIIAYQVGRFNDNPLVMNTLKAAIEANPGATPLIHSDRGSQYTSKEYRYITTEAGMTRSMSRVGNCIDNAPMESFFGHFKCECYDLKNYKTYEELKKDIDEYIRFYNEERYQEKLNSLAPLEFRHQAAA